A genomic window from Streptomyces broussonetiae includes:
- a CDS encoding glycoside hydrolase family 35 protein, with protein MALSRRTFSALAGSAALGLGLGGSGGSGAPSAFAARASVPTGPAPVPPRVDGEQHTIGYDRYSLIVDGRRLVVWSGEMHPFRLPSPALWRDVLQKMRAHGFNAVSVYVAWNYHSPAPGTYDFSGVRDLDLFLRTAAETGLYVILRPGPYINAEVDGGGFPGWLTVTRGTARTDDPTYLSYADQWLTQVNRIARKHLFTQGTGTILLYQIENEYDAHAGDVTGRRYMSHLYKKVRADGIDVPLFHNDKGRNGYWAPGSFDTGGETGGWLYGFDGYPSPSSTPPDWGSFGPGGAKGGASASPSTPGFVPEFGGGWFDPWGGAWFDGKGYAESRRTRDAAYERRFCLTNFANGLTLHNVYMTFGGTSWGWLPAPVVYTSYDYGAAIDEARNVTAKIAPMHQLGHLFQSLPDFAKLDRAAEVAARGLKVYHLVNPDTGAHVYVARNDTAAPVTSDLPTDAGRLRITVPGKDARLLTTGLKLGERTLKYSTAQPVFCLTAGQQDVALFTGRSADMADLVLMTPEEPSVMRLDPEAAWVYNDDDELRVTSPLGEGGLTRVLVQKGGSETPLVLLFGDDATSVRLFPYDTPTGTLVVYGPALLRHAELRGSAVHLTGDVTGTTTIEVWGPRGIDTLVWNGRTLPTRVTLSGSLMTTGLLPAVPEVRLPTLDGWRMRRENPEAGPGFDDSRWKVADRTTSFSSTPVPRGRPVLFADDYGFHYGDVWYRGAFTGADGLEEISLAYSTGTQGLLMAWLDGDPLGTHRMPVPDRNSTARQGSWTATATFPVREALRSPGPHVLSVLVRRMQHDQDGKGLDTHKAARGLTAASFTGAAPKVKWRIQGEAAPDPVRGPMNNGGLYGEREGWHLPEFRDHDWEPVAFPRAARYQGVTWYRTAFRLSVPADLDASIGLTLEDDPYRAYRTQIFLNGWNLGQYINNVGPQHTFVLPNGILRTRGTNTLALAALSEFTTLSGPGAVRLTLLGTATGGLPVTPV; from the coding sequence GCAGAAGATGCGGGCGCACGGGTTCAACGCCGTCAGTGTCTACGTCGCTTGGAACTACCACTCCCCCGCGCCGGGCACGTACGACTTCTCCGGCGTCCGCGATCTCGACCTCTTCCTGCGGACGGCGGCCGAAACCGGCCTGTACGTCATCCTGCGGCCCGGGCCGTACATCAACGCCGAGGTCGACGGGGGCGGGTTCCCCGGGTGGCTGACCGTGACCAGGGGCACCGCACGGACCGACGACCCGACCTATCTGTCCTACGCCGACCAGTGGCTGACCCAGGTCAACCGGATCGCCCGCAAGCACCTGTTCACCCAGGGCACCGGCACGATCCTGCTCTACCAGATCGAGAACGAGTACGACGCGCACGCCGGGGACGTCACCGGCCGACGGTACATGTCCCACCTGTACAAGAAGGTGCGGGCCGACGGCATCGACGTACCGCTCTTCCACAACGACAAGGGGCGCAACGGGTACTGGGCGCCCGGCTCGTTCGACACCGGAGGCGAGACGGGCGGCTGGCTGTACGGCTTCGACGGGTATCCGTCCCCCTCGAGCACCCCGCCGGACTGGGGGAGCTTCGGGCCCGGCGGCGCGAAGGGCGGGGCCAGCGCGTCGCCGTCGACGCCCGGGTTCGTGCCCGAGTTCGGCGGTGGCTGGTTCGATCCGTGGGGCGGGGCCTGGTTCGACGGCAAGGGGTACGCCGAGTCGCGGCGCACCCGGGACGCGGCCTACGAGCGCCGGTTCTGTCTGACGAACTTCGCCAACGGGCTCACCCTGCACAACGTGTACATGACCTTCGGCGGTACCTCCTGGGGCTGGCTGCCCGCACCCGTCGTCTACACGTCGTACGACTACGGGGCCGCCATCGACGAAGCCCGCAACGTCACCGCGAAGATCGCGCCGATGCACCAGCTCGGCCACCTCTTCCAGAGCCTGCCCGACTTCGCCAAACTCGACCGGGCCGCCGAGGTGGCGGCCAGGGGCCTGAAGGTCTACCACCTGGTCAACCCGGACACCGGCGCCCATGTCTACGTCGCCCGCAACGACACCGCGGCCCCGGTCACCAGCGACCTGCCCACCGACGCCGGCCGGCTGCGGATCACGGTGCCCGGCAAGGACGCCCGGCTGCTGACGACCGGGCTCAAGCTCGGCGAGCGGACGCTCAAGTACTCCACCGCCCAGCCCGTCTTCTGCCTGACGGCCGGGCAGCAGGACGTCGCCCTGTTCACGGGGCGCAGCGCCGACATGGCCGACCTGGTGCTGATGACCCCGGAAGAGCCGTCGGTCATGCGGCTGGACCCGGAGGCCGCCTGGGTCTACAACGACGACGACGAGCTGCGGGTGACCAGCCCCCTCGGCGAGGGCGGGCTGACCCGGGTCCTGGTGCAGAAGGGCGGCAGCGAGACCCCGCTGGTACTCCTCTTCGGAGACGACGCCACCTCCGTGCGCCTCTTCCCGTACGACACCCCGACCGGGACCCTGGTGGTCTACGGCCCGGCTCTGCTGCGCCACGCCGAGCTGCGCGGCTCGGCCGTCCACCTGACCGGTGACGTCACCGGGACGACGACCATCGAGGTCTGGGGGCCGCGCGGGATCGACACCCTGGTGTGGAACGGGCGGACCCTGCCCACCCGGGTGACCCTGTCCGGCAGCCTGATGACCACCGGCCTGCTGCCCGCCGTGCCCGAGGTGCGGCTGCCCACGCTGGACGGCTGGCGGATGCGGCGGGAGAACCCGGAGGCCGGACCGGGCTTCGACGACTCGCGCTGGAAGGTCGCCGACCGTACGACGTCCTTCTCCAGCACGCCGGTCCCCAGGGGCCGGCCGGTGCTGTTCGCCGACGACTACGGCTTCCACTACGGCGACGTCTGGTATCGCGGCGCCTTCACCGGCGCCGACGGCCTCGAGGAGATCTCCCTCGCCTACAGCACGGGCACCCAGGGCCTGCTGATGGCCTGGCTGGACGGTGACCCGCTGGGCACCCACCGGATGCCCGTCCCGGACAGGAACTCGACCGCCCGGCAGGGGAGTTGGACGGCGACGGCCACCTTCCCGGTACGCGAGGCGCTGCGCTCGCCCGGCCCGCATGTGCTGTCGGTCCTCGTCCGGCGCATGCAGCACGACCAGGACGGCAAGGGCCTCGACACGCACAAGGCGGCACGCGGCCTGACGGCGGCCTCCTTCACGGGGGCCGCCCCGAAGGTGAAGTGGCGCATCCAGGGCGAGGCGGCCCCGGACCCCGTGCGCGGGCCGATGAACAACGGCGGCCTGTACGGCGAGCGGGAAGGATGGCATCTGCCGGAATTCCGGGACCACGACTGGGAGCCGGTGGCCTTCCCGCGGGCCGCCCGCTACCAGGGGGTGACCTGGTACCGGACCGCCTTCCGGCTGTCGGTCCCGGCCGACCTCGACGCCTCGATCGGCCTGACGCTGGAGGACGACCCGTACCGGGCCTACCGGACCCAGATCTTCCTCAACGGCTGGAACCTGGGGCAGTACATCAACAACGTCGGCCCCCAGCACACCTTCGTCCTGCCGAACGGCATCCTGCGCACCCGGGGCACCAACACCCTCGCGCTGGCGGCCCTCTCGGAGTTCACCACGCTCTCGGGTCCCGGGGCGGTACGCCTGACGCTGCTCGGCACGGCGACCGGCGGACTGCCGGTCACACCCGTCTGA
- a CDS encoding toxin-antitoxin system, toxin component family protein has protein sequence MGIAGASGRPAPLTTWLRLPRRLSRRSSRSGSAMRLLAADLAAAVRARPGTPQGVRELCRALCEEMSARRGGRPLELRFERFPDELDVTGLWVEFADFDLVIVEERAESVQQLVILGHELWHLHAGHRHHHLAGDAAARALADAPGWREAALTVAARNGSRETDEAEADDFGHRLATLFRGHLSGARTIPPDPVQRVLGYRGRGGAAR, from the coding sequence ATGGGCATCGCGGGCGCGAGCGGGCGGCCGGCACCCCTGACCACGTGGCTGCGGCTCCCCCGGCGGCTCTCCCGGCGGTCTTCCCGGTCCGGCTCGGCGATGCGCCTGCTGGCCGCCGACCTGGCCGCCGCCGTCCGCGCCCGGCCCGGCACACCGCAGGGCGTACGGGAGTTGTGCCGGGCGCTGTGCGAGGAGATGAGCGCGCGGCGCGGCGGACGGCCGCTCGAGCTGCGCTTCGAGCGCTTCCCCGACGAACTGGACGTCACCGGGCTGTGGGTGGAGTTCGCCGACTTCGACCTGGTGATCGTGGAGGAGCGGGCCGAGTCCGTGCAGCAACTGGTCATCCTGGGCCATGAGTTGTGGCATCTGCACGCCGGGCACCGGCATCACCACCTGGCGGGCGACGCGGCGGCCCGCGCGCTGGCCGACGCGCCCGGCTGGCGGGAGGCGGCGCTCACGGTGGCCGCCCGCAACGGCTCCCGGGAGACCGACGAGGCCGAGGCCGACGACTTCGGGCACCGGCTGGCCACGCTGTTCCGCGGCCACCTCTCCGGGGCCCGCACCATCCCGCCGGACCCCGTCCAGCGGGTCCTCGGCTATCGCGGACGTGGAGGAGCCGCCCGGTGA
- a CDS encoding MAB_1171c family putative transporter: MRQLALDPSQFLGEFYISFWIPTTVLTAALVIKLPTIIRLWRDPLLRAVGGLLLLACAVFVFCTPSTIHRVNQLTGVPNMSAPWCYSLITAMSGSGLLLIVTWRNGLSDRSAVTRRTVRRVVLGYLGVIVALWVLFLLADAPVERVRDLDTYYAGTPFMREEILLYLTAHTVACTIASRLIWNWAHTEGLDAWLRWGLKLLGTGYALNLVFDAAKVTAVVARWSGHDLDWLSTNLAPPVAALSAILVAAGFILPHAGQYLHDRWQVRRAHRELRPLYRLMRSASGDTVPFVLHATPELRLTRRETFIRDVLLPLTRYIDTDLASRSYDAALTVGHPAQAARALAAAIAVLDAIEHKRRSPEPAEPATGPDPTDLLRDIGPLSRALRRPEEIETVRARVTAPTTIPLPLPVPE, translated from the coding sequence GTGAGACAGCTGGCCCTTGATCCCTCGCAGTTTCTCGGCGAGTTCTACATCTCCTTCTGGATCCCGACCACCGTGCTCACCGCCGCGCTGGTGATCAAACTGCCCACGATCATCCGGCTGTGGCGGGATCCCCTGCTGCGCGCGGTCGGCGGACTGCTGCTGCTCGCGTGCGCGGTGTTCGTCTTCTGCACACCGTCCACGATCCACCGGGTCAACCAGCTGACCGGGGTGCCCAACATGTCGGCGCCCTGGTGCTATTCGCTCATCACCGCGATGTCGGGGTCCGGGCTGCTGCTCATCGTGACCTGGCGCAACGGCCTGTCCGACCGCTCGGCCGTGACCCGGCGCACGGTGCGCCGGGTGGTCCTCGGGTACTTGGGAGTGATCGTCGCGCTGTGGGTGCTGTTCCTGCTCGCGGACGCGCCGGTGGAGCGGGTGCGGGATCTGGACACGTACTACGCCGGTACGCCGTTCATGCGCGAGGAGATCCTGCTCTATCTCACCGCGCACACCGTGGCCTGCACGATCGCCTCCCGGCTCATCTGGAACTGGGCGCACACCGAGGGTCTGGACGCCTGGCTGCGCTGGGGGCTGAAGCTGCTGGGCACCGGATACGCGCTCAACCTGGTCTTCGACGCGGCCAAGGTGACCGCCGTCGTCGCGCGGTGGTCCGGACACGATCTGGACTGGTTGAGCACGAACCTGGCCCCGCCGGTCGCCGCGCTCTCCGCGATCCTGGTCGCGGCCGGCTTCATCCTCCCGCACGCCGGGCAGTACCTGCACGACCGCTGGCAGGTCCGGCGCGCCCACCGCGAACTGCGCCCGCTGTACCGGCTGATGCGGAGCGCGAGCGGCGACACGGTGCCGTTCGTGCTCCACGCCACCCCGGAACTGCGCCTGACCCGCCGCGAGACCTTCATCCGCGACGTCCTGCTCCCCCTGACCCGGTACATCGACACCGACCTGGCGAGCCGCTCGTACGACGCCGCGCTCACCGTGGGACATCCCGCGCAGGCGGCCCGCGCGCTGGCGGCGGCGATCGCCGTCCTGGACGCGATCGAGCACAAGCGCCGCTCCCCGGAACCGGCCGAGCCGGCCACGGGCCCCGACCCCACGGACCTGCTCCGCGACATCGGCCCGCTCTCCCGCGCCCTGCGCAGGCCGGAGGAGATCGAGACGGTACGGGCACGGGTGACGGCACCGACGACGATCCCGCTCCCACTGCCGGTGCCGGAGTGA
- a CDS encoding SMP-30/gluconolactonase/LRE family protein, with product MSAGYEVAVRAEATLGEGPTWDAATGRLIWLDILGMRLHTYDPATGRRTVRTTEQHVGAAKPRVGGGLVLNLRDGVGLLGPDGGFGWLHHEPVPGRRANDAAVAPDGSLWAGTMRYDEAAGGGTLARLTGAGTVETVLPGVTVSNGTGWSPDGRLMYYVDTPTRRVDVFDHDAGRVANRRPLVEIEEGAGHPDGLTVDADGCVWVALWDGAAVRRYTPAGTLDRVIELPTPRTTACAFGGTGLSDLYITTARVGLSSPHPLSGSVLVVPGAGKGLPQPAFAG from the coding sequence ATGAGCGCCGGGTACGAGGTCGCGGTCCGTGCGGAGGCGACGCTCGGCGAGGGCCCGACCTGGGACGCGGCGACGGGGCGCCTGATCTGGCTGGACATCCTGGGCATGCGCCTGCACACGTACGACCCGGCGACGGGCCGGCGCACGGTGCGTACGACGGAGCAGCACGTGGGCGCGGCCAAGCCGAGGGTCGGCGGCGGTCTGGTGCTCAACCTGCGTGACGGCGTGGGCCTGTTGGGCCCCGACGGCGGCTTTGGCTGGCTGCACCACGAGCCGGTCCCGGGCCGCCGCGCGAACGACGCCGCGGTGGCGCCCGACGGGTCGCTGTGGGCGGGCACGATGCGCTACGACGAGGCGGCGGGCGGCGGCACCCTGGCGCGCCTGACGGGGGCGGGGACGGTCGAGACGGTCCTGCCCGGCGTCACGGTCAGCAACGGCACGGGCTGGAGTCCGGACGGCCGCCTGATGTACTACGTGGACACCCCGACCCGCCGCGTGGACGTCTTCGACCACGACGCCGGGCGGGTGGCCAACCGCCGCCCGCTGGTGGAGATCGAGGAGGGCGCGGGCCACCCGGACGGCCTGACCGTCGACGCCGACGGCTGTGTGTGGGTGGCTCTGTGGGACGGCGCGGCGGTACGCCGCTACACGCCGGCCGGCACGCTGGACCGGGTGATCGAGCTGCCCACCCCGCGCACCACGGCGTGCGCGTTCGGCGGCACCGGGCTGAGCGACCTGTACATCACCACGGCCAGGGTCGGCCTGTCCTCGCCGCACCCGCTGTCGGGCTCGGTGCTGGTGGTTCCGGGAGCCGGGAAGGGCCTGCCGCAACCGGCCTTCGCGGGCTGA